In the genome of Natronorubrum daqingense, the window AACCCGAGACGCTCGCCTACGACCTCTACGACGACACGTCCTGTACGGAGCGCCACCGCCACCGATACGAGGTCAATCCGGAGTACTTCGATGACTTCGAGGACGAACCGCTGACGTTCTCGGGAACGGCAGGAAACCGAATGGAGATCCTCGAACTCGAGGATCACCCCTACTTCCTCGGGACGCAGTTCCACCCCGAGTACACGTCCCGACCCGGCCAGCCGAGTCCGCCGTTCCTCGGCCTCGTCGAGGCGATTGCCGGAGACGGGAACGGGACAAACGCGGCGGACGCGGACCGCGACTCGACGACCGATGCGGAAACGGAGGTTACTCACTGATGGTAGAAACAGACACGTTCGTTCCAGAGGCAGTTGCAGAGATCGGCGACGAAATCGGCGACTCGAACGCCGTCATCGCGCTTTCGGGCGGTGTCGACTCCTCGGTCGCCGCCGCACTCGCGTACGAATCGATCGGGGACCAGCTTACTCCGGTCTACGTCGATACCGGATTGATGCGCAAAGGCGAGACCGACCAGATCCGCGAGACGTTCGACTACATGGAGTCGCTGCGGATCGTCGACGCGAAAGATCGGTTCCTCGAGGCCCTCGCCGGCGTCACGGACCCCGAGGAGAAACGACACATCATCGGCGAGCAGTTCATCCGGGAGTTCGAGCGCGAGGCGACTGAGGCCGACGCTGACTACCTCGTCCAGGGGACGATCTATCCCGACCGAATCGAGAGCGAGGGGGGAATCAAGTCCCACCACAACGTCGGCGGCCTCCCCGACGTCGTCGATTTCGACGGCATCGTCGAACCCGTCCGCGACCTCTACAAGGACGAAGTTCGCGAGGTCGCACGCCACCTCGGCCTCGACGAAATCGTCGCCGAGCGGATGCCGTTCCCCGGCCCCGGCCTCGCCGTGCGCGTCATCGGCGAAGTCACCGACGAGAAACTCGAGGTCGCGCGCCACGCCTGTCACGTCGTCGAGGACGAACTCGAGGAGTACGAGCCGTGGCAAGCCCTCGCCGCCGTGATCGGGAAGGCGACCGGTGTCAAAGGTGACAATCGGGTTCACGGCTGGGTCGTCTCCGTTCGCTCGGTCGACTCCCGTGATGGCATGACCGCCCGTGCTCAGGAAATCGACTGGCAGACCCTCCAGCGGATCCAGTCGCGTATCACCGGCGAGAACGAAACCGTCGCTCGCGTCGTCTACGACGTGACGCACAAGCCACCGGCGACGATCGAGTACGAATGACGGAACTGAACGCGATCGTCGTCGGTCCCGACGAGGACGAGATCACGCCCGCGCTCGAGGCCGAAGGAGCTAGCGTCACCCGCCTCAATGGCGTGGTAACCCGGCCCGTGCTCGAGGAAGCTGGCATCGTCGAGGCCGATCTGTACGTGCTGACGGATATCGGGCAGGCGACGACGATTCCGATCGTCTGTGATCTCACGGACGACGTTCGGACGGTCGTCTACGCTCGCAGAACCGTTCCGGAGTTCGTCAAGGGCCAACTGGACATCGCGATCGATCCGAAGCTGATGGACGCCTCGCTCGTCGCCGAGGAACTGACCGACTAACGTCGGCGCTGTCGCTCTTTTTCACGAGCGGTACGGACGCATATCGCACACGCGACGGACAGTGAAACGGAAACCAATCACGATACCTGAAATGTAATCGATCTCGAACGGAGATTTAGCCGAATAAAACTGGGCTAAATTCGGTGGAATCCGGTGTAAGACACTGCTACCATCGCCCCGGTTGAAGTGCAAGCCGCTGATTGGATGAGATGGAGGTCGACGGGCAGACCCCACCAAGGCATTATGCCTATTCCCGTGACTTCCAGCAACCCCACCACAGCACCCTTCCCCACCATTGCCACACCGTTTTCTAACTGACACGGGCTCTTGCACCAGTCCGTGTCGGCTACGGTAGGCAATTTCGAGGCGCGTCAACCCGACGCGCTTCTTTACTGGGTTTCTACGCACATCGACACTGCACTCGTCAGTGGCTCGTCTCCGTTCTGAATAGCCACATCAAAAGCGACTCCTTCTATTGGCTAATCGGTCGCCGCTTCCGCGAGACGCATCGACTGCGCCGTCGACTAGTCGCCTGCGTCGCTGAGTCGCTCCAATACCGGAATCTCCTCGAGTCGCTGCGCCGAGAGGATATCCCAGTCGATTCCAGACGGCTGCTCGGCACCGTCCGGTCGAATCGTTCGCTCGGGCGTGACGATCAGGTCCATCGAGACGTCGTGATCGCCGATCGAAACCGCGTCGTCGACTAGCTGTCGTTCGTGTACCGTTGTCGCGACCGTGGTCGTCTCGTCGACGAGGCCGAATTCGGCCAACAGCGCGTACTCGAGGTCGCTGTAGCCCTCGCCTTTGCCGATTCGACCGCCCTCGACGGACTCGTGGCTAGCGCTGCGTGTCGTCTCCGCCGAGTTGTGATCCACGCTCACTGCCACGCTGCCGGAAACGATCAGGTCAATTTCTGGGACCGCTTCGGGACCGACTTGTTCGCCGTGTTTCGACGACCCCGAAACCGTCGTGGCCGCGTCGTAGTCCTCGAGTTCGTCTGGGTCTAGTTTCAGGAAACACCGCTCGTCGGCGAGTCGGGGAACGGCCATGTAAACCGTCTTCCCGGCTTTCAGCGCGCGGCGTCGAACCGGGAGCTGTGGTGCGTCGGGGTTGGCTTTGATCGTCGATGCGT includes:
- the guaA gene encoding glutamine-hydrolyzing GMP synthase gives rise to the protein MVETDTFVPEAVAEIGDEIGDSNAVIALSGGVDSSVAAALAYESIGDQLTPVYVDTGLMRKGETDQIRETFDYMESLRIVDAKDRFLEALAGVTDPEEKRHIIGEQFIREFEREATEADADYLVQGTIYPDRIESEGGIKSHHNVGGLPDVVDFDGIVEPVRDLYKDEVREVARHLGLDEIVAERMPFPGPGLAVRVIGEVTDEKLEVARHACHVVEDELEEYEPWQALAAVIGKATGVKGDNRVHGWVVSVRSVDSRDGMTARAQEIDWQTLQRIQSRITGENETVARVVYDVTHKPPATIEYE
- a CDS encoding DUF7126 family protein is translated as MTELNAIVVGPDEDEITPALEAEGASVTRLNGVVTRPVLEEAGIVEADLYVLTDIGQATTIPIVCDLTDDVRTVVYARRTVPEFVKGQLDIAIDPKLMDASLVAEELTD
- a CDS encoding 5-formyltetrahydrofolate cyclo-ligase, which translates into the protein MDDTETPSTEPVEPTDKKSIRERVWDDLEESGTARFPFPPHGRIPNFDGADEAAERLAQQQAWRDASTIKANPDAPQLPVRRRALKAGKTVYMAVPRLADERCFLKLDPDELEDYDAATTVSGSSKHGEQVGPEAVPEIDLIVSGSVAVSVDHNSAETTRSASHESVEGGRIGKGEGYSDLEYALLAEFGLVDETTTVATTVHERQLVDDAVSIGDHDVSMDLIVTPERTIRPDGAEQPSGIDWDILSAQRLEEIPVLERLSDAGD